In Ailuropoda melanoleuca isolate Jingjing chromosome X, ASM200744v2, whole genome shotgun sequence, a single genomic region encodes these proteins:
- the LOC105238364 gene encoding granulocyte-macrophage colony-stimulating factor receptor subunit alpha-like encodes MSYNGSHRIIRWENPAIRYDLSSHVLYYELDIQTAGSSSKAKPVFQRGQDPNVYVMPRSAVRPDTTIRVRVRHLYNELWSEWSPTLRIGVPERNFRGVLVGVVVAATAVPALVLMCLCKRFSVRHKLLPRIPKVKKEITGTFTPPLEVAWEAGRLPPGSQEPEDVLMVEEMS; translated from the exons ATGTCCTACAACGGATCACATCGCATTATCCGGTGGGAGAACCCCGCGATCAGATATGACCTTTCGAGTCACGTCTTATATTATGAGCTGGACATCCAAACAGCG GGCAGCTCCTCCAAGGCAAAGCCC gTTTTCCAGAGGGGACAAGATCCGAATGTGTACGTGATGCCCCGTTCTGCCGTCAGGCCCGACACCACGATCCGGGTGAGGGTGCGCCACCTGTATAACGAGCTCTGGAGCGAATGGAGCCCAACGCTGCGTATCG GCGTCCCGGAGCGGAATTTCCGCGGCGTCCTGGTCGGCGTGGTGGTGGCAGCCACGGCTGTGCCCGCACTGGTCCTCATGTGCCTCTGCAAACG GTTCTCAGTCAGGCACAAGCTGTTACCCCGCATCCCCAAGGTGAAGAAGGAAATCACCGGGACTTTTACGCCGCCCCTGGAG GTCGCCTGGGAGGCGGGCCGCCTGCCGCCGGGCTCCCAGGAACCCGAGGACGTCCTCATGGTGGAGGAAATGTCGTGA